A section of the Trachemys scripta elegans isolate TJP31775 chromosome 10, CAS_Tse_1.0, whole genome shotgun sequence genome encodes:
- the MPHOSPH10 gene encoding U3 small nucleolar ribonucleoprotein protein MPP10 — MAAPSRRLETCLKVLGAAAAQPERFLSVQDGLAADFSSLTKTLYDLHKALGTKLVRGSPLKKLVIENFDEEQIWQQIELQNNAVLDYFKKAVARDVKDKDLYLFPAQEEDDFEADTSSDKQMEQEDSMEAEPACIEDESEAKEKQSKSKARKRQLCSDEDSDVDFDVDELEQQIQKLKKTTWKKSGEKSIVDDKFFSLAEMEAFLEDVEKEESKKKDDEEEEDEIDYFEDVLSDEDEEESEKDKIKPGKSSRNLKYKDFFDPIDDNDDLANDSENDQNDEGDTDEEDEEGIFDEFEENNEMDIMEKNEKAKEVSKKVTFNLPEDSEKEDDTDIPDEKRTDPIGIKSSFEKRQEKMHEKIKSLEKELLEEKPWQLTGEVTGQKRPENSLLEESLLFDHAVRMAPVITEETTFQLEDIIKQRIKDQAWDDVIRKEKPKEDAFEYKKRLTLDHEKSKLSLAEIYEQEYLTLNQQKTEEEENPEHVEIQKMMDSLFLKLDALSNFHFTPKPPVPEVKIVSNLAAIIMEEVAPVSVSDAALLAPEEVKEKSKAGDVKTDAEKTTTDKKRERRKKKLHRRMKLREKKQRQKLLEKTKPEQGAQLSKQAVAAKLKKLTKDGKTTLLKDDGKDKALKSSRAFFSQLQDQVKMQIKGAKKIQKTQQEISAQKLKL, encoded by the exons ATGGCGGCGCCCAGCCGGCGGCTGGAGACGTGTCTGAAGGTGCTAGGTGCTGCCGCGGCCCAGCCGGAGCGCTTCCTCAG tgtGCAAGATGGACTGGCTGCAGACTTCAGTTCATTGACAAAGACTCTTTATGATTTGCATAAAGCACTAGGGACAAAACTAGTGCGTGGGAGTCCTTTAAAAAAACTGGTAATAGAAAACTTTGATGAAGAACAGATCTGGCAACAAATAGAACTACAGAATAATGCAGTTCTAGACTACTTCAAGAAAGCTGTTGCTAGAGATGTTAAAGACAAAGATCTCTACCTTTTCCCAGCCCAAGAAGAGGATGACTTTGAGGCAGACACTAGCAGTGATAAGCAAATGGAACAAGAAGATAGCATGGAAGCAGAACCTGCCTGTATTGAAGATGAAAGTGAGGCTAAAGAAAAGCAAAGTAAATCCAAAGCAAGGAAAAGGCAGCTATGTAGTGATGAGGATTCAGATGTTGACTTTGATGTTGATGAGCTAGAGCAACAGATTCAAAAGTTGAAGAAGACTACCTGGAAAAAATCAGGAGAAAAGTCCATAGTGGATGATAAATTTTTCAGCTTGGCTGAGATGGAAGCCTTTTTGGAAGACgtagagaaagaagaaagcaagaagaaggatgatgaggaggaggaggatgagattGATTATTTTGAAGATGTTCTTTCTGATGAGGATGAAGAAGAATCTGAAAAAGATAAAATCAAG ccAGGTAAAAGTTCTAGAAATTTGAAATATAAAGATTTCTTTGACCCTATTGATGACAATGATGACCTAGCTAATGATAGTGAAAATGATCAGAATGATGAAGGTGACACTGACGAGGAGGATGAAGAAGGCATTTTTGATGA GTTTGAGGAAAATAATGAAATGGACATAATGGAGAAGAATGAGAAAGCTAAAGAAGTCTCTAAAAAAGTTACTTTTAACTTACCAGAGGACAGTGAAAAAGAAGACGATACAGATATACCAGATGAGAAGAGAACTGATCCCATTGGAATAAAATCTTCTTTTGAGAAAAGGCAGGAAAAG ATGCATGAAAAAATTAAATCTCTAGAAAAGGAGTTGTTGGAGGAAAAACCTTGGCAGCTTACAGGGGAAGTGACTGGACAAAAACGACCTGAAAACAGTCTTTTGGAGGAATCTTTACTCTTTGACCATGCAGTCAGAATGG CTCCTGTGATCACAGAGGAAACCACCTTTCAGCTTGAAGATATTATCAAACAGAGGATAAAAGATCAG GCTTGGGATGATGTAATACGTAAAGAAAAACCAAAAGAGGATGCCTTTGAATACAAGAAGCGTCTAACTCTGGATCATGAAAAGAGCAAATTGAGTCTTGCTGAAATCTATGAGCAGGAGTATTTGACACTCAACCAA CAAAAAACTGAAGAGGAAGAAAATCCTGAACACGTAGAAATTCAGAAAATGATGGACTCACTCTTCCTAAAATTGGATGCTCTTTCCAACTTCCACTTCACACCTAAACCA CCCGTGCCAGAGGTTAAAATCGTTTCAAATCTTGCAGCTATAATTATGGAAGAAGTAGCACCTGTTAGCGTTAGTGATGCAGCTCTCCTGGCTCCAGAGGAGGTTAAG GAAAAGAGTAAAGCTGGAGATGTGAAAACAGATGCAGAAAAGACTACCACAGACAAAAAACGAGAACGAAGAAAGAAGAAGCTTCACAGACGTATGAAGCTAAGGGAGAAGAAGCAGCGTCAAAAACTCCTGGAAAAAACAAAGCCAGAACAAGGCGCGCAACTCAGCAAACAAGCTGTTGCGGCAAAATTAAAAAAGCTCACCAAAGACGGCAAAACAACTTTGCTCAAG GATGACGGTAAAGACAAGGCTTTGAAATCATCTCGAGCATTCTTTTCTCAATTACAAGATCAAGTAAAAATGCAAATCAAAGGTGCAAAGAAAATACAGAAGACACAGCAAGAAATTTCTGCTCAAAAACTTAAATTATAA